From Phycisphaerae bacterium, the proteins below share one genomic window:
- a CDS encoding PQQ-binding-like beta-propeller repeat protein — MNKMAIIILISAFLALCSIGYANVLTVPGDYPTIQSAINAAVNSDTVVVAAGTYTGPGNWDIDFLGKAITVSSVNPTDPLVVAGTIIDCNEAIYYGEDYTYYIPHYGFNFSNNEDANSVLAGITITNCRRFSAIQCESSPTISYCIITGNGGDNGAIVCYGFNNNSSPTITNCTISNNTGGGIYCYFNSKPKITNCTISGNYVEGGGGGIYSEEYSEPVITNCSITDNSAGGDGGGIYCCNSYVRITNCTISGNSANDNGGGIYLLGSWLRISVTNSIIWGNTDSSGTGQSAQVYSGNPDVWFSCIQDDNPDDANIPFGADKYNIDDDPCFADGDYHLLPASPCIETGNPFFTYHTGDVDMDGQPRLMGRCVDMGADEFEIAMIVVTKPKGGEVWTGGSTHEINWDSYDITGTVDISYSTNNGTNWTKIGNAPDTGSFFWHLPVSQFPRPPLDSNQCLVLVEPNSPVPNLTCIESGLFTIQPYYSWPPQPWRPGHPRRKFGPKYGCVKWQFQTGGPVTAGVAIGYNNRVHVPCEDGKLYTLSANGTLLWTYDTGSPLVSTPAVDRSGNVYVGAENGKLYSIGRNGRLLWTHTTDGPIYSSPTVLFDDPWRVYSYPHWNPPWKQQVQIFVGSVDGALYALGRNGSELWTFETDGLSAATTGAIFATPAIDHNGALHISGIYDPNLYALDSNNISIKWSRAFSDPCTPYGKRPWLFASPVISANGTIYQAMLYDPNLYAINPSDGNIIWSTNLADPCSGWFERDYTTTYGPASCWSKPALAPDGTIYVNLNDPYLRAVNPNGTIKWVTRLGTVGGFTLTVGGNGLIYAASDDARLYVVDPSGQQVSEFEGFGSLSFPTITTGWVVLISDANNTIWAIGRYGCHEQTLALHRPEDLNGDWAVNNIDFAALAADWLDCTDSGPPCNYQGNQIYLRGDINNDQYVDFADLAELANRWLNKE, encoded by the coding sequence ATGAACAAAATGGCAATAATTATCTTAATTTCGGCCTTTTTGGCTTTATGCAGCATTGGATATGCGAATGTATTGACTGTGCCGGGCGATTATCCCACCATTCAGTCGGCCATTAACGCAGCCGTAAACAGCGATACTGTTGTCGTTGCCGCCGGCACCTACACCGGCCCCGGCAACTGGGACATCGACTTTCTCGGCAAAGCCATTACAGTCAGCAGCGTTAATCCAACAGACCCTCTCGTAGTTGCCGGGACAATTATTGATTGTAACGAAGCGATATACTACGGCGAAGATTATACTTATTATATCCCACACTATGGCTTCAACTTCTCTAACAATGAAGATGCCAATTCGGTGCTTGCCGGCATTACCATTACAAATTGTCGCCGCTTCAGCGCTATCCAATGCGAAAGCAGCCCGACAATTTCCTACTGCATAATAACTGGAAACGGCGGCGATAATGGCGCTATAGTCTGCTACGGCTTCAATAACAATAGCAGCCCCACCATTACCAACTGTACTATAAGCAACAACACCGGCGGCGGTATATACTGTTATTTTAACAGCAAACCCAAAATTACCAATTGCACAATTAGTGGTAACTATGTCGAAGGAGGAGGAGGCGGAATCTACAGCGAGGAATATAGCGAACCGGTCATTACCAACTGTTCGATAACAGATAACTCAGCCGGAGGCGATGGCGGCGGAATCTACTGCTGCAATAGCTACGTAAGGATTACAAACTGCACGATAAGCGGCAATTCAGCCAACGATAATGGCGGCGGAATATACCTCTTAGGCAGCTGGTTGCGGATATCCGTAACAAACAGTATTATTTGGGGTAACACCGACAGCAGCGGCACAGGCCAATCCGCTCAAGTTTATAGTGGGAATCCCGACGTATGGTTCAGCTGCATCCAGGACGACAATCCCGACGATGCCAATATTCCGTTCGGCGCAGACAAATATAACATCGACGACGACCCCTGCTTTGCCGACGGCGACTATCATTTGCTCCCCGCCTCACCCTGTATAGAGACCGGAAATCCCTTTTTCACATATCACACCGGTGATGTGGATATGGATGGTCAGCCCCGCCTGATGGGCCGGTGCGTTGATATGGGCGCCGACGAGTTTGAAATTGCAATGATAGTTGTCACCAAACCTAAAGGCGGCGAAGTCTGGACAGGCGGCAGCACTCACGAAATCAACTGGGACAGTTACGACATAACCGGCACGGTTGATATTTCTTACAGCACTAATAACGGCACCAACTGGACAAAGATTGGTAACGCCCCCGATACCGGCAGCTTTTTCTGGCATCTGCCGGTCTCTCAATTTCCGCGGCCTCCTCTTGATTCCAACCAGTGCCTGGTTTTAGTTGAGCCAAACAGCCCGGTTCCCAATCTCACTTGCATCGAGAGCGGACTTTTTACAATTCAGCCCTATTACAGCTGGCCGCCCCAGCCGTGGCGGCCGGGACATCCCCGCAGAAAGTTCGGGCCAAAATACGGCTGTGTTAAATGGCAGTTCCAGACGGGCGGCCCTGTAACCGCAGGTGTCGCCATCGGCTATAACAACAGGGTTCACGTCCCCTGCGAAGATGGAAAACTATACACCCTGAGCGCCAACGGGACGTTGTTGTGGACTTACGATACCGGCTCGCCGCTCGTTAGCACACCTGCCGTTGACCGCAGCGGCAACGTATACGTCGGCGCCGAAAACGGAAAGCTATACTCAATCGGCAGAAACGGCCGTTTGCTCTGGACACATACTACCGATGGGCCTATATATTCCTCCCCCACCGTATTGTTCGACGACCCATGGCGCGTATACAGCTATCCTCACTGGAACCCGCCATGGAAACAGCAGGTTCAGATATTCGTCGGCTCGGTGGACGGCGCACTTTACGCGCTAGGTCGCAATGGCAGCGAGCTATGGACATTTGAAACTGACGGCTTATCCGCCGCGACTACCGGAGCCATTTTTGCAACTCCGGCAATAGACCACAACGGCGCCCTTCATATCTCCGGAATATATGACCCCAATCTCTACGCACTTGACTCAAACAACATCAGCATAAAATGGAGCCGTGCTTTTTCAGACCCCTGCACGCCTTATGGCAAAAGACCCTGGCTGTTCGCCTCGCCTGTTATTTCCGCAAACGGCACTATATATCAGGCCATGCTGTATGACCCAAATCTCTATGCCATCAACCCGAGTGACGGCAACATAATCTGGTCGACAAATCTTGCGGATCCCTGCTCCGGCTGGTTCGAACGTGATTATACCACAACCTACGGCCCTGCATCCTGCTGGTCTAAGCCGGCCCTGGCCCCTGACGGCACAATCTACGTCAACCTAAACGACCCGTATCTAAGGGCTGTCAATCCAAATGGAACCATCAAGTGGGTAACAAGGCTGGGGACAGTAGGCGGCTTTACTTTAACCGTCGGCGGCAACGGCCTTATCTACGCCGCAAGCGACGATGCCCGTCTTTATGTCGTTGACCCAAGTGGGCAGCAGGTTTCTGAATTCGAAGGTTTCGGCAGCCTGAGTTTCCCGACTATAACGACAGGCTGGGTAGTTTTAATCAGTGATGCCAACAACACTATCTGGGCTATCGGCCGGTACGGCTGCCACGAACAGACGCTGGCCCTGCACCGCCCCGAAGACCTAAACGGCGATTGGGCGGTAAACAATATCGACTTTGCTGCATTGGCTGCCGATTGGCTCGACTGCACAGACTCAGGACCGCCCTGTAATTATCAGGGCAACCAGATATATCTCAGAGGTGATATAAATAATGATCAATATGTCGATTTCGCCGACCTTGCTGAACTGGCAAATCGGTGGCTGAATAAGGAGTAA
- a CDS encoding RNA polymerase sigma factor yields MRIGNETGVIGLVAQAQCGNNEAMSRLSQQVADRVLPYIQGLTLNHDMAQDVLQETLLEMVKSLSKVETPENFWCWVYRQALGKAQHHFRDRKRQRSILFRVASGLLGQANDESLAGLNYVTRVELSEAVLKAMDKLKMEYRNVLILRCFESLSYAEIADVLDCKELRARVLFFRAKKSLERQLTRGGFGKECLLAGLVLFRILTKPSAVSSATSLVSASVLNVDAFVAIISLASSKIGLLATSLVTLFAVCATTRSVLYAVGVLVFALYVLFWFWLARLYHE; encoded by the coding sequence ATGCGAATAGGAAACGAAACAGGTGTTATAGGGTTGGTAGCGCAGGCGCAATGCGGCAATAATGAGGCTATGTCCCGGTTGTCGCAGCAGGTCGCCGACAGGGTCTTGCCGTACATCCAGGGATTGACCCTGAATCACGATATGGCCCAGGATGTTTTGCAGGAGACGCTTCTGGAAATGGTTAAATCACTAAGTAAAGTCGAAACCCCCGAGAATTTCTGGTGTTGGGTGTATCGGCAAGCACTCGGCAAGGCCCAGCATCATTTTCGCGACCGCAAAAGACAAAGGTCAATACTCTTTAGGGTCGCGAGCGGTCTTCTCGGGCAGGCCAATGACGAAAGTCTTGCCGGTCTGAACTATGTTACGCGAGTCGAGCTTTCTGAAGCTGTTCTTAAGGCGATGGACAAGCTGAAGATGGAATACAGAAATGTGCTGATTTTACGCTGCTTTGAGAGCCTGTCTTACGCCGAGATTGCCGATGTGCTGGACTGCAAGGAGTTGCGTGCCCGCGTTTTGTTCTTTCGCGCCAAGAAATCACTTGAAAGACAGCTGACCCGGGGTGGCTTCGGCAAAGAATGCCTCTTGGCCGGCTTGGTTCTGTTCAGAATACTCACTAAGCCCAGCGCGGTATCTTCGGCAACAAGTCTGGTCTCAGCCAGCGTCCTGAATGTGGACGCATTCGTTGCAATCATAAGTCTGGCGTCTTCGAAAATCGGACTGCTGGCGACTTCCCTGGTGACTTTATTTGCGGTCTGCGCAACAACAAGGTCGGTTCTCTACGCTGTTGGGGTTTTAGTTTTCGCCTTGTATGTGCTTTTCTGGTTCTGGCTGGCGAGACTGTATCACGAATAA
- the fabF gene encoding beta-ketoacyl-ACP synthase II produces MNRRRVVITGLGCVTSLAESADGLFAALCEGKSGISNIESFDVSTYPVRFGGEVKTFDATKYIDHRESKRMDRFSQFAVAAAVQAVNDSGLDFSKEDTTRAGVIVATGIGGIQEIEEQHIKLLNKGVRQVSPFTVPKLMANAGCGNIAIRYGLKGPNFCVVSACASSNHAIGEAFLNIVHGRSDIMITGGAEAALSPVGLASFCAARSLSLRNDDPQRASRPFDRDRDGFVLSEGSGILILEEESHAKKRGAKIYAELLGYGATDDGYHITAPPPDGEGAARAMKLALADAGVEKEEIDYINAHGTSTELNDIAESTAIKAVFGEHAYKLAVNSTKSCLGHLLGATGAVELISTVKTITDSIIPPTINLDNQDERCDLKMDYVPLKARETKVNYALSNSLGFGGHNACLIVGKI; encoded by the coding sequence ATGAACAGGCGACGAGTAGTTATCACTGGCTTGGGGTGTGTTACCTCTTTGGCCGAGTCTGCTGACGGGCTTTTTGCTGCGTTATGCGAGGGTAAAAGCGGCATTTCCAACATAGAATCCTTCGACGTCAGCACATATCCCGTAAGGTTCGGGGGTGAAGTAAAAACCTTCGACGCAACGAAGTACATCGACCATCGGGAAAGCAAACGGATGGACCGCTTCTCGCAGTTCGCGGTAGCGGCGGCGGTACAGGCTGTGAATGACAGCGGGCTCGATTTCTCGAAGGAAGATACCACCCGCGCGGGCGTCATCGTAGCAACGGGCATAGGCGGCATACAGGAAATCGAAGAGCAGCATATAAAACTTTTGAACAAGGGCGTAAGGCAGGTTTCGCCATTCACCGTTCCGAAACTTATGGCCAACGCGGGCTGCGGCAATATCGCCATTCGCTACGGGCTGAAAGGGCCGAATTTTTGCGTCGTCAGCGCGTGCGCTTCAAGCAATCACGCCATCGGCGAGGCCTTTTTGAATATTGTCCACGGACGAAGCGACATTATGATAACCGGCGGCGCAGAAGCAGCACTATCACCGGTAGGACTGGCCTCATTCTGTGCCGCGAGGTCATTGAGCTTGCGAAATGACGACCCGCAGCGGGCATCAAGACCCTTTGACAGGGACAGGGACGGTTTCGTCCTCTCCGAGGGCAGCGGAATCCTGATTTTGGAAGAAGAAAGCCACGCCAAGAAACGCGGAGCGAAGATATACGCCGAACTTCTCGGCTACGGCGCTACAGATGACGGGTATCATATTACCGCCCCCCCGCCGGATGGTGAAGGAGCAGCAAGGGCGATGAAGCTGGCGCTTGCCGATGCCGGGGTAGAAAAAGAAGAAATCGATTATATAAACGCGCACGGCACAAGCACCGAGCTGAATGATATAGCTGAAAGCACCGCTATAAAAGCCGTTTTCGGCGAGCACGCTTATAAGCTGGCCGTCAACTCGACGAAAAGCTGCCTCGGTCATTTACTCGGAGCGACCGGCGCCGTTGAGCTTATATCAACTGTAAAAACCATTACCGATTCGATTATCCCCCCCACCATCAATTTAGACAACCAAGACGAGCGATGCGACCTAAAGATGGATTATGTGCCGTTGAAGGCCCGCGAGACAAAAGTCAACTACGCCTTGAGCAACTCCCTCGGGTTCGGCGGCCATAACGCCTGCTTAATCGTTGGAAAGATCTAA
- the acpP gene encoding acyl carrier protein: MDVQAIENRVIEIISEQMGVDKSEITRETSFINDLNADSLDTVELVMEFEDEFDMSIPDEEAEKIQTVGAAIDYIANIARTKSQE, from the coding sequence ATTGATGTTCAGGCAATTGAAAACAGAGTAATCGAGATAATAAGTGAGCAAATGGGCGTAGATAAATCTGAAATAACTCGTGAAACCTCATTTATTAATGACTTAAACGCCGACTCGCTGGATACGGTCGAACTGGTCATGGAGTTCGAGGATGAATTCGATATGAGCATTCCGGATGAGGAAGCCGAGAAAATCCAGACGGTCGGTGCCGCCATTGATTACATTGCCAATATTGCACGTACAAAAAGCCAAGAATAA
- the fabG gene encoding 3-oxoacyl-[acyl-carrier-protein] reductase — protein MPEKRLAVVTGAARGIGRAIVLELLKHGRIVAGLDINAEQLGELENVVKEAGFSVLTKCVDITDTNKLTETLEGLVAEYNGIGILVNNAGITRDKLIIQMNQEDFDKVINVNLRAAFMATVVASKSMVRNKFGRIINISSVAGVMGQAGSSNYAASKAGLIGMTKSVARELGKKNITANCIAPGFIMTEMTEVLAQPVKDAAMQVIPVKRFGTVEDVAKAVAFLAGDDAGYMTGQVLCVDGGMAM, from the coding sequence ATGCCGGAGAAGAGACTGGCTGTCGTAACAGGCGCCGCGAGGGGAATAGGGCGTGCGATTGTGCTCGAATTGCTCAAGCATGGTCGTATTGTCGCAGGGCTGGACATAAATGCCGAACAGCTCGGCGAACTTGAAAATGTTGTGAAAGAAGCGGGCTTTAGCGTATTAACGAAATGCGTGGACATAACCGATACGAACAAGCTTACTGAAACACTTGAGGGGCTGGTTGCAGAATATAACGGGATAGGGATTCTGGTCAATAACGCAGGGATTACCCGCGACAAGCTGATAATACAAATGAACCAGGAGGACTTCGACAAAGTCATCAACGTAAATCTGCGAGCCGCTTTTATGGCGACGGTTGTAGCATCGAAATCTATGGTCCGCAATAAATTCGGGCGGATAATAAATATAAGCTCCGTTGCAGGAGTGATGGGTCAGGCCGGCTCAAGCAATTACGCAGCGAGCAAAGCGGGCCTTATCGGTATGACGAAATCGGTGGCCAGAGAACTCGGCAAAAAGAATATCACCGCTAATTGCATCGCCCCGGGCTTTATTATGACGGAAATGACGGAAGTGCTCGCCCAGCCGGTAAAAGACGCTGCGATGCAGGTAATACCCGTTAAACGATTCGGCACAGTGGAGGACGTTGCTAAAGCGGTGGCGTTCCTGGCAGGCGATGATGCGGGATATATGACGGGGCAGGTGCTCTGCGTGGACGGCGGAATGGCAATGTAA
- the fabD gene encoding ACP S-malonyltransferase, translating into MKTAFLFPGQGAQAVGMGKEIAQKFNAAAKIFEKADTIVGFDLSRICFEGPAEKLNTTTVSQPAIFTTSAALLELVKTKRLQADVTAGLSLGEYTALYAAGVISFEDALVLVQKRGQAMQAAADATDGGMVSVIGLDEEKVGQLCAEAGEGEILVAVNFNCPSQIVVSGSKAACGRAEKLAEKYGAIKAVRLEVAGAFHSEMMSSAANALKEALHKCKISEPANIKTIANIDAEYYKSAEKIAEGLIKQLTCPVLWQKCMERLIADGVEAFYEIGPGKVLTGLMRRINRKTNVVNISSLQDAEKLLNS; encoded by the coding sequence ATGAAAACCGCTTTTTTATTTCCGGGCCAGGGAGCTCAAGCCGTAGGAATGGGCAAAGAGATAGCTCAGAAATTCAACGCTGCGGCGAAGATTTTTGAGAAGGCCGATACTATTGTCGGGTTCGATTTGAGCAGGATATGTTTCGAAGGGCCCGCAGAAAAATTAAATACGACGACGGTCTCGCAGCCCGCGATTTTTACAACCTCGGCCGCCCTGCTGGAGCTGGTCAAGACAAAACGACTTCAGGCGGATGTAACGGCAGGACTTAGTCTGGGCGAATATACCGCTTTATACGCCGCGGGAGTAATCAGCTTCGAGGACGCACTTGTTCTCGTTCAAAAGCGAGGACAGGCAATGCAGGCAGCAGCAGATGCTACCGATGGCGGGATGGTGAGCGTTATCGGCCTCGACGAGGAAAAGGTCGGTCAGCTTTGTGCCGAGGCCGGCGAAGGTGAAATTCTGGTCGCGGTTAATTTTAATTGTCCCAGCCAAATTGTGGTAAGCGGCAGTAAAGCAGCCTGTGGGCGGGCGGAAAAATTGGCTGAGAAATACGGAGCCATAAAAGCTGTGCGGCTGGAAGTGGCCGGCGCTTTCCATAGTGAAATGATGTCCAGCGCAGCGAATGCTCTCAAAGAGGCGCTGCATAAATGCAAAATTTCAGAGCCAGCGAACATTAAAACCATTGCTAATATTGACGCCGAATATTATAAAAGCGCCGAGAAAATCGCAGAAGGGCTAATAAAACAATTGACTTGCCCTGTTCTTTGGCAAAAATGCATGGAAAGACTTATAGCCGACGGAGTCGAAGCTTTTTACGAGATTGGGCCAGGGAAGGTTTTGACCGGGCTGATGCGGAGAATAAACAGGAAGACAAACGTTGTAAATATAAGCAGCCTGCAGGACGCAGAAAAGCTGCTGAATTCTTAG
- a CDS encoding ketoacyl-ACP synthase III, whose amino-acid sequence MNKEVREHSSAYRAVIAGHGSFTPEKKLTNDELAKTIDTSDEWITERTGIKTRHITSDSESTAFLATEAARMALAKAQLDAGDVELIIVATITPEMVFPSTASFVQRNLGAKKAWVFDLAAACSGFVYGLSIVQQFIESGRINNALVIGAETLSKITNWSDRTSCILFGDGAGAVVLKRSEDGRKGIIYSNMFSDGDCWQALNCQAYGSRYPSSRKLEDPKKIFMEIKGREVYQQAVRRIIEAVTDCLNHCGLTIDDIGMVISHQMNARIIESATKRLKLPKEKVFLNIAEYGNTSAASVPIAFDECARSGRIKRGDIIIFVAFGAGLTWGANVIEF is encoded by the coding sequence ATGAACAAGGAAGTCAGGGAGCATAGCTCCGCTTACCGCGCTGTCATCGCCGGTCATGGCTCATTCACACCGGAGAAAAAACTAACTAATGACGAGCTGGCAAAGACGATAGATACCTCAGACGAATGGATAACCGAACGGACAGGCATTAAGACGCGGCACATTACCTCCGACAGCGAGAGCACGGCGTTTTTAGCTACAGAAGCGGCCCGCATGGCTTTGGCTAAGGCACAGCTCGATGCTGGCGATGTTGAGCTTATTATCGTGGCTACTATAACGCCTGAAATGGTTTTTCCCTCAACGGCATCCTTTGTGCAGCGCAACCTCGGGGCGAAGAAGGCGTGGGTGTTTGATTTAGCAGCCGCGTGCAGCGGTTTCGTGTATGGTTTGTCTATCGTGCAGCAATTCATAGAGAGCGGCCGAATTAACAACGCCCTTGTAATAGGGGCTGAAACCCTGAGTAAGATTACCAACTGGAGCGACCGAACAAGCTGCATCCTCTTCGGTGACGGGGCCGGCGCAGTCGTTCTCAAAAGAAGCGAAGACGGGCGCAAGGGCATTATTTACAGCAACATGTTCTCAGACGGAGACTGCTGGCAGGCGCTGAACTGCCAAGCGTACGGCTCTCGCTACCCGTCGAGCAGAAAGCTGGAAGACCCGAAAAAAATTTTTATGGAAATAAAAGGGAGGGAAGTTTACCAGCAGGCGGTCAGGCGGATTATCGAGGCGGTCACCGACTGCCTGAATCATTGCGGACTAACTATCGACGATATTGGTATGGTTATTTCGCACCAGATGAATGCAAGGATTATCGAGTCCGCAACGAAGCGTTTGAAACTGCCTAAGGAGAAAGTGTTTTTGAATATAGCTGAGTACGGCAACACATCAGCGGCCTCGGTGCCGATTGCTTTCGATGAGTGCGCCAGGTCAGGCAGAATCAAGCGAGGCGATATTATTATCTTCGTGGCGTTTGGAGCGGGGCTGACATGGGGAGCAAATGTAATTGAGTTTTAA
- the plsX gene encoding phosphate acyltransferase PlsX — MRIAIDAMGGDKAPAEIISGVLEATELIEKTDELILVGPKEIVGPRVPSKFLKRGVSIVDAPEVIGMDESPIDSIRNKRNSSIAIIAKMAKEGQTDAVISAGNTGACVVAFQMRMRTLEGVNRPGIAVVFPTFEGPVTICDVGANIAPKPINLYQYGVMAKMYSKHVLGIANPRVGIMSIGQEEGKGDEIVKKARELMKSDANLNFIGNIEGRDIFKGVCDVAVCDGFVGNVILKLTEGVVDGLFKAIKHELGEEKLLLVMKFKPVMMRIYKKYDYNEYGGAPLLGINGTALICHGASESRTIKNAILAAKAFHTKKINDKITEYLANTSVRTNDEQGSQGA, encoded by the coding sequence ATGCGTATTGCAATTGACGCAATGGGAGGCGACAAGGCGCCGGCCGAGATTATCTCTGGAGTACTGGAGGCAACTGAACTGATTGAAAAGACCGATGAGCTGATACTCGTCGGCCCGAAGGAGATAGTAGGGCCGCGGGTGCCTTCAAAGTTTCTCAAAAGAGGCGTAAGTATTGTCGACGCACCAGAAGTTATCGGGATGGACGAATCGCCGATAGACAGTATTCGAAATAAGCGCAACAGCTCCATCGCCATTATAGCCAAGATGGCCAAGGAAGGCCAAACGGACGCAGTAATTTCAGCAGGCAATACCGGGGCCTGTGTCGTAGCATTCCAGATGAGGATGAGAACTCTCGAGGGCGTTAACCGGCCGGGGATAGCGGTGGTTTTTCCAACCTTCGAAGGACCTGTAACAATATGCGACGTGGGCGCGAACATCGCCCCCAAGCCGATAAACCTTTATCAATACGGCGTTATGGCCAAAATGTATTCCAAGCACGTCCTCGGGATTGCGAACCCACGGGTCGGAATTATGAGTATCGGGCAGGAAGAGGGAAAAGGCGATGAGATTGTTAAAAAGGCGCGCGAGCTTATGAAATCCGACGCGAACCTTAATTTCATCGGGAACATCGAAGGCAGGGACATCTTCAAGGGCGTCTGCGATGTCGCGGTCTGCGACGGTTTCGTAGGCAATGTGATATTGAAGCTGACCGAGGGGGTCGTTGACGGCCTGTTCAAGGCGATAAAGCACGAGCTGGGCGAAGAGAAACTGCTGCTTGTTATGAAGTTTAAACCCGTGATGATGCGGATTTATAAGAAATATGACTATAACGAATACGGCGGCGCGCCGCTGCTGGGCATTAACGGCACGGCGCTGATATGCCACGGAGCAAGTGAAAGCAGAACAATTAAGAACGCTATTTTGGCGGCCAAAGCGTTCCATACGAAAAAAATAAACGACAAGATTACCGAATATCTGGCAAACACATCTGTAAGGACGAATGATGAACAAGGAAGTCAGGGAGCATAG
- the rpmF gene encoding 50S ribosomal protein L32: MLPVKKISKCRTRTRRSHHRLKPINYSVCPKCDQAKLPHAACTNCGYVNPKTTLKISKKEEEKA, from the coding sequence ATGCTACCAGTAAAAAAGATAAGTAAATGCAGAACACGCACGCGGCGAAGCCATCACCGGCTAAAGCCCATAAATTATTCGGTCTGCCCAAAATGCGACCAGGCCAAGCTGCCGCACGCGGCATGCACAAACTGCGGTTATGTCAATCCCAAGACAACACTGAAGATAAGCAAGAAGGAAGAGGAAAAGGCGTAA
- a CDS encoding pyridoxamine 5'-phosphate oxidase family protein — translation MTLEELKQFIKQVPWGFLATTDGKKVGVRPMAAVAWKGSDFFCATFASSDKIAQLEKVPYAEYCFCDSAGKHVRIAGPCTVSTDNAEKLWLYKEVPDLKEHISDPASPEYVVIKMTPDNIRVMNTDFSYSNVELK, via the coding sequence ATGACTCTCGAAGAATTAAAACAATTCATAAAACAGGTTCCTTGGGGCTTCCTTGCTACTACCGATGGCAAAAAGGTCGGTGTTAGGCCGATGGCCGCCGTCGCCTGGAAGGGTAGCGACTTTTTCTGTGCGACATTTGCCTCTTCCGACAAAATCGCCCAGCTTGAAAAAGTCCCTTATGCCGAGTATTGTTTCTGCGATTCCGCCGGCAAACACGTCCGCATCGCAGGCCCTTGCACGGTCAGCACCGACAACGCCGAAAAGCTCTGGCTTTACAAAGAGGTTCCGGACCTGAAAGAGCACATCTCCGACCCCGCCTCGCCGGAGTATGTCGTAATAAAAATGACACCCGACAACATCCGCGTTATGAATACCGACTTTTCATACTCGAATGTGGAACTAAAATAA